The following proteins are encoded in a genomic region of Coffea eugenioides isolate CCC68of chromosome 6, Ceug_1.0, whole genome shotgun sequence:
- the LOC113775467 gene encoding phosphatidylinositol 4-kinase alpha 2-like: MRFESAHFKLSHEMTQLIDPSGAMKSDTWHLFVSLCVKGYLAARRYMDGIVNTVLLMLDSGLPCFSRGDPIGNLRKRFHPEMSDREAANFMIRTCTDAYNKWTTAGYDLIQYLQQGIEK; this comes from the exons ATGCGATTTGAAAGTGCCCATTTTAAATTGAGTCATGAAATGACTCAATTAATTGACCCATCTGGTGCAATGAAAAGTGACACTTGGCATCTTTTTGTGAG TTTGTGTGTGAAGGGTTATCTTGCTGCTCGGCGTTACATGGATGGGATTGTGAACACAGTCTTGTTAATGTTAGATAGCGGATTGCCTTGCTTTAGCAGGGGTGACCCTATCGGAAATCTTAGAAAGAGATTTCACCCTGAGATGAGCGATCGTGAGGCTGCCAATTTCATGATCCGAACGTGTACAGATGCCTACAATAAATGGACAACTGCTGGTTACGATTTGATTCAATATTTGCAGCAGGGTATAGAGAAGTGA